Below is a window of Aulosira sp. FACHB-615 DNA.
AATTAGGAGCCGCAGGTTACGACAAGGGGAATTTTACCAGTACTTTTGGTGGAACTTCCAGTGCTACGCCTGTGGTGGCTGGGGTAGCAGCTTTGATTTTATCAGCGAATCCCGATTTAACTGCTCAACAAGTTAAACGCATCTTACAAGAAACTGCCGATAAAATAGTTGACCCGAATCCCGACCCCCAATTAGGTTTAAAAGGCGGGACATACAATGGTAATGGTCATTCCCAATGGTTTGGCTATGGCAAAATCAACGCCGCTAAAGCAGTCCAAGCCGCCAAGCAAATGCGAGAAGGCGCATCACCAGTCAGCCAAAATTTGCGGGTGAGTAATACCAACTCTGTAGGCATTCCCGATAACGATCGCCAAGGTGTGAAAAGTGCGATCGCCATTAACGAAGATATTGTCGTTAAAGATATTCAAGTGAGTGTGAATGTCTCACACGATTTCTTAGGCGATGTAGAAATTTACTTAATAGCACCGAATAATCAGTCAGTTTTGTTACAAAACCGGACTTTAGGTAGAAGGACAAACTTGCAGACGACTTATAGCGTGCGATCGCATCCTGCCCTCAAGCAATTACTATCCATATCTGGTCAAGGGCGCTGGCAATTGTGGCTCATCGATGCTGCACCGCAAGATGTTGGTAGATTAAACAGTTGGGAATTAGTTATTGGTAATTAGGCTTAAATCACACACAAATGACTATTGACCATTAACCATTGACCATTGCCCATTAGTCACTTCTGCTTCTTGATGATTTAAGCTTTGCAGTTCCTTGGCTAACTCATCTGTCATCCGTTTTGCATTTTGTTTGACAGAACCGTTAGTATATTCTGCAACATTAATCGGGCTGCCGATGTTAATATGCACATCTGTACCCCAGTTGGGATAGGGTTCGCTGTAATTGATACTCATAGGCACAATTTTGACCCCCAGTCCTGGGTGATTCATTTCCGCAGTCAAAGACAAGCGGGCAATTCCTGGCTTTAAAGGATGAACCTTACCATCGCGGAAAATGCCGCCTTCGGGAAAGATGACCAAGGTTTTTCTTTGTTCTAGTAAAGAAACGCCATGTCGTAAGGTGGAAATTGTCGGATGTTGTGGATCTACAGGGAACCCACCTAAACGACGGATAAACCAGCCTTGTAAGCCCTGGCATTCAGTGATAGTCACCATAAAGCGCAAATCTCCCCCAGTAATTAGAGAAGTAGCGTAAGGGACAATTAAAGCATCCCAACGCGCCCGGTGGGTGGGTGCTAAGATAATTGGCCCTGTTGTGGGAACATTGTGTTGTCCCGTGATGGTAATTCTGCCGAAGAACAAAGGTAAAAGCAGATGTCGTCCCAAACGATACGCTATCGGCCCTAACAAGGGAGAAACCTGTGAGGTAGTATCAGCCACCTGATGATTTAATGATTTCTGTGATGTTGGCTTGATCTGTTGCGTATTTTGGGAGAAGTCAAGTTTTATCATGTCGGTAGCTGCGAATTGCCCAGAGGTTGATTAAATAGTGATTAATTAAACCGTAAATTCTCTTTTATAAATTGTGTAGTTATGATTGGACAGTTTTCTTGGTGTCTGTAGTTTTTTGTTGAAGTCTGCGAGTAGCAAACCAAGCTTGCAAATGCTGGCGACAAGCTGATTCTAGAATGCCTCCCAGGACTTGCAGACGATGATTAGAAGCTGCACCATCGGGAATATTTAGGACAGTCCGAATTGCGCCAGTTTTAGTATCGTCCACTCCATAGACAAGCGTCCTCAACCGTGATTGGATAATTGCACCTGCACACATCGGACAAGGTTCTAAAGTTA
It encodes the following:
- a CDS encoding 1-acyl-sn-glycerol-3-phosphate acyltransferase, whose protein sequence is MIKLDFSQNTQQIKPTSQKSLNHQVADTTSQVSPLLGPIAYRLGRHLLLPLFFGRITITGQHNVPTTGPIILAPTHRARWDALIVPYATSLITGGDLRFMVTITECQGLQGWFIRRLGGFPVDPQHPTISTLRHGVSLLEQRKTLVIFPEGGIFRDGKVHPLKPGIARLSLTAEMNHPGLGVKIVPMSINYSEPYPNWGTDVHINIGSPINVAEYTNGSVKQNAKRMTDELAKELQSLNHQEAEVTNGQWSMVNGQ
- the tadA gene encoding tRNA adenosine(34) deaminase TadA is translated as MSIEYPEYWTHRQWMSRALEIAQAAGEAGEIPVGAVIVDSQGNLIAEGENRKERDKDPTAHAEIVAIKAASQTLHSWRLHECTLYVTLEPCPMCAGAIIQSRLRTLVYGVDDTKTGAIRTVLNIPDGAASNHRLQVLGGILESACRQHLQAWFATRRLQQKTTDTKKTVQS